A stretch of Helicobacter pylori DNA encodes these proteins:
- the hydD gene encoding hydrogenase biosynthesis protein HydD yields the protein MSQKILILGIGNILFGDEGIGVHLAHYLKKNFSFFPSVDIVDGGTMAQQLIPLITSYEKVLILDCVSAKGVEIGSVYAFDFKDAPKEITWAGSAHEVEMLHTLRLTEFLGDLPKTFIVGLVPFVIGSETTFKLSSEMLNALETALKAIETQLNAWGVKMQRTDHIALDCIAELSYKGF from the coding sequence ATGAGTCAAAAAATCCTAATTCTAGGCATTGGAAATATCCTTTTTGGCGATGAAGGGATTGGGGTGCATCTAGCCCACTATCTTAAAAAGAATTTTTCTTTTTTCCCTAGCGTGGATATTGTGGATGGGGGGACTATGGCTCAGCAACTCATTCCTTTGATCACTTCGTATGAAAAGGTTTTGATTTTGGATTGCGTGAGCGCTAAAGGCGTTGAAATTGGATCAGTTTATGCCTTTGATTTTAAGGACGCTCCTAAAGAAATCACATGGGCTGGGAGCGCGCATGAAGTGGAAATGCTGCACACTTTAAGGCTCACGGAGTTTTTAGGGGATTTGCCTAAAACTTTTATCGTGGGGCTTGTGCCTTTTGTGATAGGGAGCGAGACCACTTTCAAGCTCTCAAGCGAAATGTTAAACGCTTTAGAAACAGCCTTAAAAGCCATAGAAACCCAACTCAACGCATGGGGGGTTAAAATGCAACGCACCGATCACATCGCCTTAGATTGTATCGCTGAACTCTCTTATAAGGGTTTTTGA
- a CDS encoding protein hydE, producing MAFVFLFKCVNEKTSLNFMPLLEQIAFHLQARFYSVYKDNTTSFYLQANAEITLEFAQKLSEILPFSLDFSFLSLKEITEPLDENLFQTTSLSKPLFMNAKEHQDFLDKNSSLYANALGFVKNTAFKGDIIHSPKELIDCLTQLKGMLKTQDFIPIFTSRGVLSFSLKKPSPSVIFSDLSSVLSCTKLPLEDAKYLASLEKPSIKAPLKSVFKDTFKNDEIIAQLPYDPILNLLCHILQDEGIEFVFMHESRSCEALLHYEALFKTPKRLITPTKKFVLENNLSTLPFKDELEFLSATPNSIVLYFSSKRPTRLLLHANGSLKTLLSVSFDFNQIFNILKQDEKASRMLKNYATKFPDFYARLLELSKYNLGGANLLDFFRILGFVLGYSEDFCTQSVISLAKECLRPKGPRIDYKILKDDSFKMALNFSKIMHSAMSFRLAGVENEILSLGILDSLAEFLGNFIWDNAQNFSVQEVTIAGDFFGEKVFLDLFVRYFPKTLTLKTHEFLDYE from the coding sequence TTGGCGTTTGTCTTTCTTTTTAAATGCGTTAATGAAAAAACAAGCCTGAATTTTATGCCCCTTTTAGAGCAAATAGCGTTCCATTTGCAAGCGCGTTTTTATAGCGTTTATAAGGATAATACCACTTCTTTCTACCTTCAAGCGAACGCTGAGATCACTTTAGAATTCGCACAAAAATTAAGTGAGATCTTACCCTTTTCTTTAGATTTTAGCTTTTTGTCTTTAAAAGAAATCACAGAGCCTTTAGATGAAAATCTTTTCCAAACAACAAGCCTTTCAAAGCCCCTTTTTATGAACGCTAAAGAGCATCAAGATTTTTTAGACAAAAATTCATCTTTGTATGCCAATGCGTTAGGTTTTGTCAAAAACACCGCTTTTAAGGGAGATATAATCCATAGCCCTAAAGAGCTTATAGATTGCTTAACCCAATTAAAAGGCATGCTCAAAACACAGGATTTTATCCCTATTTTCACTTCTAGGGGGGTATTATCTTTTTCTTTAAAAAAGCCCTCTCCAAGCGTTATTTTTAGCGATCTTTCTAGCGTTTTGAGTTGCACTAAATTGCCTTTAGAAGACGCTAAATATTTGGCTAGTTTGGAAAAACCCTCCATCAAAGCCCCATTAAAAAGCGTGTTTAAGGACACTTTTAAAAACGATGAAATCATAGCCCAACTACCCTATGACCCCATATTGAATTTATTGTGCCATATTTTACAAGATGAGGGCATAGAATTTGTTTTTATGCATGAAAGCCGTTCTTGTGAAGCGCTGTTACATTATGAAGCGCTTTTTAAAACCCCTAAACGCTTGATCACACCCACTAAAAAATTCGTGCTAGAAAACAACCTTTCTACCCTTCCCTTTAAAGATGAATTAGAGTTTTTAAGCGCAACCCCCAATTCTATCGTTTTGTATTTTAGTTCCAAGCGCCCTACAAGGTTGTTATTGCATGCTAATGGTTCTTTAAAAACGCTTTTAAGCGTTAGTTTTGATTTCAATCAAATATTTAACATTCTCAAACAAGATGAAAAAGCCTCTAGAATGCTAAAAAACTACGCTACTAAATTCCCTGATTTTTACGCGCGCCTTTTAGAGCTTTCTAAATACAATCTAGGGGGCGCGAATTTATTGGATTTTTTTCGCATTTTAGGGTTTGTTTTGGGTTATAGCGAGGATTTTTGCACGCAGAGCGTTATTTCTTTGGCTAAAGAATGCTTACGCCCTAAAGGCCCTAGGATTGATTATAAAATCCTTAAAGACGATTCTTTCAAAATGGCTTTAAATTTTTCAAAGATCATGCACAGCGCGATGAGTTTCAGGCTCGCAGGCGTGGAAAATGAAATTTTGAGTTTGGGGATTTTGGATTCTTTAGCGGAGTTTTTAGGGAATTTCATTTGGGATAACGCGCAAAATTTTAGCGTCCAAGAAGTAACGATCGCTGGGGATTTCTTTGGCGAAAAAGTGTTTTTGGATTTGTTTGTGCGGTATTTCCCTAAAACTCTAACCCTTAAAACGCATGAGTTTTTGGATTATGAATAA
- the oipA gene encoding outer inflammatory protein OipA, with protein sequence MKKALLLTLSLSFWLHAERNGFYLGLNFAEGSYIQGQGSIGEKASAENALNQAINNAKNSLFPNTKAIRDAENALNAVKDSTKIANRFAGNGGSGGIFNELSLGYKYFLGKKRIIGFRHSLFFGYQLGGVGSVPGSGLIAFLPYGFNTDLLINWTNDKRASQEYVERRVKGLSIFYKDMTGRTLDADTLKRASRHIIRKSSGLVIGMELGGSTWFASNNLTPFNQVKSRTIFQLQGKFGVRFSSDEYDIDRYGDENYLGGSSVELGVKVPAFKVNYYSDNYGDKLDYKRVVSVYLNYTYNFKNKH encoded by the coding sequence ATGAAAAAAGCCCTCTTGCTAACTCTCTCTCTCTCGTTTTGGCTCCACGCTGAAAGGAACGGATTTTATTTAGGTTTGAATTTTGCAGAAGGAAGCTATATTCAAGGACAAGGTAGCATCGGCGAAAAAGCTTCAGCAGAAAACGCCTTAAATCAAGCGATCAATAACGCAAAAAATTCATTATTCCCTAACACAAAAGCCATAAGAGATGCAGAAAACGCCTTAAATGCAGTGAAAGATTCAACAAAAATCGCTAACCGATTCGCAGGAAATGGCGGGTCTGGCGGTATTTTCAATGAACTCAGCTTGGGGTATAAATATTTTTTGGGCAAAAAAAGGATTATAGGGTTTAGGCACTCTCTTTTTTTCGGTTACCAACTTGGTGGCGTTGGTTCTGTTCCTGGCAGCGGTTTAATAGCTTTTTTACCCTATGGTTTCAATACGGATTTGCTCATTAATTGGACCAACGATAAGCGAGCGTCTCAAGAATACGTTGAACGAAGGGTAAAAGGGCTCTCTATATTTTACAAAGATATGACCGGCAGAACGCTAGACGCTGATACATTAAAAAGAGCGTCAAGACACATAATCAGAAAATCTTCAGGGCTTGTGATTGGCATGGAACTAGGGGGTAGCACTTGGTTTGCGAGTAACAATCTCACCCCTTTCAATCAAGTCAAGAGCCGCACGATTTTTCAGTTACAAGGGAAATTTGGCGTTCGTTTTAGTAGTGATGAATACGATATTGATCGCTATGGCGATGAAAACTATCTTGGGGGTTCTAGTGTTGAATTAGGGGTTAAAGTGCCAGCTTTTAAAGTCAATTACTATAGCGATAATTATGGGGATAAATTGGATTATAAAAGAGTGGTGAGCGTTTATCTTAACTATACATATAACTTTAAAAACAAACATTAA